A genome region from Anastrepha ludens isolate Willacy chromosome 3, idAnaLude1.1, whole genome shotgun sequence includes the following:
- the LOC128857249 gene encoding myb-like protein AA isoform X1, translating to MSTTSSIETPTSPSIPLPPHQSVQHHHQHQHHPQHHPHQHTTTAIVVSSGAGAGSGSGYHHTNSANNFTQFSRHRTHSSSSSSNNSFTGGVTGVASMKSSITGVNINNGNSNGIGNSNNYNPNNSNDGSCSGSGNNPNQSTHSLLTPSSSTSSSPSVSASASTSAAVHNSHQYSHPYQQPQQNHHHHHHQYPQPQQQQQQQPQQQQQQQQYSSYSQRGVARPSTSFSTPDGTVTAVAVTAISTNTPGSMKRHHTDVSVCSSGSSSSCCSSTGSVSAVGVMGAAGSTVNAAIVTTPAVVSSSGGALITQKLSRTIPSDKAHEERNSGPTAQRVLAFKN from the exons ATGTCGACAACTTCGTCCATTGAAACGCCCACATCTCCAAGCATTCCATTGCCACCCCATCAATCAGTACAGCACCACCATCAGCATCAACACCATCCTCAACACCATCCGCATCAGCACACGACCACAGCTATTGTTGTCAGTTCTGGCGCTGGCGCTGGCTCTGGCTCTGGCTATCATCACACAAATTCGGCCAACAATTTCACTCAATTTAGTCGTCATCGCACCCATTCATCTTCGTCCTCATCGAATAATTCCTTTACGGGCGGCGTCACTGGTGTTGCCTCGATGAAATCAAGCATAACTGGAGTTAACATCAATAACGGCAATAGTAACGGTATTGGTAATAGCAACAACTACAACCCAAATAATAGCAACGACGGCAGCTGCAGTGGTAGTGGCAACAATCCCAATCAATCGACTCACTCCTTACTGACCCCGTCATCGTCGACATCCTCATCACCTTCAGTGTCGGCCTCGGCCTCCACTTCGGCTGCTGTACATAATTCACATCAATATTCACATCCGtaccaacaaccacaacaaaatcatcatcatcatcatcatcagtatCCCCagccacagcagcagcagcagcagcagccgcaacagcaacaacaacagcaacaatactcTTCATATTCGCAACGCGGCGTTGCAAGGCCGTCAACGTCATTCTCGACTCCTGACGGCACCGTGACCGCTGTGGCCGTCACCGCCATCTCGACTAATACGCCAGGCAGCATGAAGCGCCATCACACCGACGTATCGGTGTGTTCGTCCGGCTCTTCGTCATCTTGCTGCTCCAGTACCGGTTCGGTATCAGCAGTCGGTGTCATGGGCGCCGCTGGCTCCACAGTGAATGCTGCCATCGTTACTACACCAGCTGTGGTCAGCAGCAGCGGCGGTGCACTGATTACGCAGAAATTGAGCAGGACAATTCCATCAGATAAG GCGCATGAAGAAAGAAATTCAGGGCCAACAGCGCAGCGTGTATTGGCCTTCAAAAATTGA
- the LOC128857249 gene encoding myb-like protein AA isoform X2, which yields MSTTSSIETPTSPSIPLPPHQSVQHHHQHQHHPQHHPHQHTTTAIVVSSGAGAGSGSGYHHTNSANNFTQFSRHRTHSSSSSSNNSFTGGVTGVASMKSSITGVNINNGNSNGIGNSNNYNPNNSNDGSCSGSGNNPNQSTHSLLTPSSSTSSSPSVSASASTSAAVHNSHQYSHPYQQPQQNHHHHHHQYPQPQQQQQQQPQQQQQQQQYSSYSQRGVARPSTSFSTPDGTVTAVAVTAISTNTPGSMKRHHTDVSVCSSGSSSSCCSSTGSVSAVGVMGAAGSTVNAAIVTTPAVVSSSGGALITQKLSRTIPSDKVRKSFVTSNDNF from the coding sequence ATGTCGACAACTTCGTCCATTGAAACGCCCACATCTCCAAGCATTCCATTGCCACCCCATCAATCAGTACAGCACCACCATCAGCATCAACACCATCCTCAACACCATCCGCATCAGCACACGACCACAGCTATTGTTGTCAGTTCTGGCGCTGGCGCTGGCTCTGGCTCTGGCTATCATCACACAAATTCGGCCAACAATTTCACTCAATTTAGTCGTCATCGCACCCATTCATCTTCGTCCTCATCGAATAATTCCTTTACGGGCGGCGTCACTGGTGTTGCCTCGATGAAATCAAGCATAACTGGAGTTAACATCAATAACGGCAATAGTAACGGTATTGGTAATAGCAACAACTACAACCCAAATAATAGCAACGACGGCAGCTGCAGTGGTAGTGGCAACAATCCCAATCAATCGACTCACTCCTTACTGACCCCGTCATCGTCGACATCCTCATCACCTTCAGTGTCGGCCTCGGCCTCCACTTCGGCTGCTGTACATAATTCACATCAATATTCACATCCGtaccaacaaccacaacaaaatcatcatcatcatcatcatcagtatCCCCagccacagcagcagcagcagcagcagccgcaacagcaacaacaacagcaacaatactcTTCATATTCGCAACGCGGCGTTGCAAGGCCGTCAACGTCATTCTCGACTCCTGACGGCACCGTGACCGCTGTGGCCGTCACCGCCATCTCGACTAATACGCCAGGCAGCATGAAGCGCCATCACACCGACGTATCGGTGTGTTCGTCCGGCTCTTCGTCATCTTGCTGCTCCAGTACCGGTTCGGTATCAGCAGTCGGTGTCATGGGCGCCGCTGGCTCCACAGTGAATGCTGCCATCGTTACTACACCAGCTGTGGTCAGCAGCAGCGGCGGTGCACTGATTACGCAGAAATTGAGCAGGACAATTCCATCAGATAAG
- the LOC128857250 gene encoding uncharacterized protein LOC128857250 — MEMASSAANGSGNTTSRSVVVGNTLPSLFVSDHNGGSSIVSGKDLDGLIAMNDSALSQQIEFILQEAPMEQDDNDVTDHMDDDGSATIETASSGNSNPTIKLQNPPNIIVSSASDFSRAHVGSDVAATIASTQTMAQHHHLLNGRRIIIQTTQASNMIKEEEADPELNDENLQDIEEEEQAAEAEENQLRLQHTDIKLEHSENTEQEFIRTGINYISTPAITTHHSHLTGGQTQQIVLPAGSIVGTATGRTLTVPVSEALAQLQRRPVYISNAMGGMAGATFVRMPAVIRSSPMTVLNVVQQGVPGSGPTQLILQATPVPTTGTPMTVVTSTTSAAVTMPSLPSATAGSADVVVATPTPATMPALTSVTTQSLSPSTSSSSPLSSSGHVGSSTVVATKTATAVSTAKSNATHSTSNGSGNTNAASTNNNPVTYQCVECVEEFESKELFDIHRSGHANNMKCAICNMVLKSLKNYEKHCLRCKPYECQICGRVVRFRPNFIKHMRVHTGQQSERHKYKCDVCHKEFMSFEYFKVHKKIHNENVNLTCEICGKVFSALASLRGHSKLHSGVKLHKCDVCGKGFGQRYNLKIHARTHTGDFPFECKVCKKKLHTQSSLQTHMQVHQRDQTSQVTTTIKYDKNATNTTASSSTTSTIVKLEAKANDDGPSTSGMQRHLQKQLLEDMEDDNSGMSDSIQGCGSSSRIVSTSSLTSAGHSLLTTTAEDSSNESSNASHELKQQQLQQQSLLVTPTRTIVIKNYMQNDQSVGLSQPQSQHQTHVIQSSNASASSTLQQQLLRKTPIIHSTGGAGTLSSALASVVQQTGTSPSPSPSSSSTSCSSSVVVSKSGAPLSLASAAIGTSTIRSTRNHQSQFNSSISSSSSHHRALQRSNNHRSHHNSHRRRHTTHLDDDDDDDLDGFVDSSHSHHRSMRVNGQHFDDDDDDEKSSPSLATTAIIKVEPNLYSSGSGDNSNEMLIKEEVMFEDSAAPHSPHSPPSSKFRMSNFDSDLVDHNVDLNHSLPPYGNLFDPHSIPDTIPVQLYPDDDDDFRLDHSSLGPLHQTSSSTTDGDFIKKEWVYGAGSSYTMNGKFGDDSDALCDSANFIYD; from the exons ATGGAAATGGCCAGCAGCGCCGCAAATGGGTCTGGCAACACAACATCTCGCAGTGTTGTTGTGGGCAATACTTTGCCTTCTCTGTTTGTCAGTGATCACAATGGCGGTAGCTCAATCGTTAGTGGTAAGGACTTGGATGGTTTAATAGCAATGAACGATAGCGCACTCTCAcaacaaatcgaatttatacTGCAAGAGGCTCCCATGGAGCAAGACGATAACGATGTTACCGATCATATGGACGATGACGGTTCGGCGACGATAGAAACAGCTAGTAGTGGCAACTCCAACCCTACTATCAAACTACAAAACCCACCGAATATAATAGTATCAAGCGCTTCCGATTTCTCAAGAGCACATGTGGGTAGCGACGTAGCCGCTACGATTGCGTCCACTCAAACAATGGCGCAACACCATCATCTACTGAATGGACGCCGCATTATAATACAAACAACGCAAGCTTCGAATATGATTAAAGAAGAGGAAGCGGATCCCGAATTAAATGACGAAAATTTGCAAGATATTGAGGAAGAAGAGCAAGCAGCCGAAGCTGAGGAAAATCAATTGCGGCTTCAACATACGGATATTAAATTGGAGCATAGCGAGAACACGGAACAGGAGTTCATTAGAACTGGCATAAATTATATAAGTACGCCTGCAATAACTACACACCATTCGCATCTGACTGGTGGTCAAACGCAGCAAATAGTTTTGCCGGCTGGATCAATAGTTGGTACAGCAACAGGACGCACTCTCACAGTGCCAGTTTCGGAGGCACTGGCTCAGCTTCAGCGTCGTCCCGTATATATCAGTAATGCCATGGGAGGTATGGCTGGTGCCACATTTGTACGCATGCCGGCTGTGATAAGAAGCAGTCCTATGACTGTTTTGAATGTGGTACAACAGGGTGTACCAGGCAGTGGTCCTACACAGCTTATCCTACAGGCAACTCCTGTTCCTACTACTGGAACGCCGATGACAGTGGTGACATCCACCACGTCTGCGGCCGTAACGATGCCCTCATTGCCATCAGCAACTGCTGGAAGTGCAGACGTAGTTGTAGCTACACCCACGCCGGCTACAATGCCGGCGTTGACATCGGTCACAACACAATCTTTATCACCATCAACTTCATCGTCATCGCCACTATCGTCTTCTGGTCATGTTGGATCTTCCACAGTGGTGGCTACTAAAACAGCTACTGCAGTGTCGACAGCTAAAAGTAATGCCACACACTCGACGTCAAACGGTAGCGGGAACACCAATGCGGCTTCCACCAACAATAATCCAGTAACCTATCAATGTGTCGAATGCGTGGAGGAGTTTGAGTCAAAGGAGCTATTCGACATTCATCGCTCAGGTCATGCCAATAATATGAAATGTGCTATATGCAACATGGTGCTGAAGTCGCTCAAGAACTACGAGAAACATTGTCTACGCTGCAAGCCGTACGAGTGTCAGATATGTGGACGTGTGGTGCGCTTCCGACCAAATTTCATCAAACACATGCGTGTACACACGGGCCAGCAGTCCGAACGCCACAAATATAAATGCGATGTGTGCCACAAAGAATTTATgagttttgaatatttcaaaGTGCACAAAAAGATTCACAATGAGAATGTGAACCTAACATGCGAAATCTGTGGCAAGGTATTCAGCGCTTTAGCATCGCTGCGTGGCCACTCAAAATTGCATTCAGGCGTAAAATTGCACAA atgTGATGTTTGTGGCAAAGGCTTTGGGCAGCGTTACAATTTGAAGATACACGCGCGCACCCACACCGGTGACTTTCCGTTCGAGTGCAAGGTGTGCAAGAAGAAGTTGCATACACAGTCCTCCTTACAGACACATATGCAAGTGCATCAGCGCGACCAGACTTCGCAAGTTACAACTACAATAAAGTATGATAAAAATGCGACCAACACTACAGCGTCATCATCCACGACTTCTACAATAGTCAAACTTGAGGCCAAAGCGAACGATGACGGGCCGAGTACCAGTGGAATGCAGCGCCATTTGCAGAAGCAATTGCTTGAAGATATGGAGGATGACAATTCAGGAATGAGCGATAGCATACAGGGTTGTGGCAGTAGTAGTCGCATTGTATCCACTTCTTCCTTGACTTCGGCTGGTCACAGTTTGCTAACGACCACCGCCGAGGATTCCTCGAACGAATCTTCGAATGCATCGCATGAactcaaacaacaacaattacagcAGCAATCACTTTTGGTGACACCCACCCGTACCATTGTGATCAAAAATTATATGCAGAACGATCAAAGTGTTGGTCTGTCACAGCCACAATCGCAGCATCAGACTCACGTCATACAGAGCAGTAATGCAAGCGCCAGCAGCACGTTGCAACAACAATTGTTGCGCAAGACGCCCATAATACATTCTACAGGGGGCGCCGGTACACTCTCCTCTGCATTAGCTAGCGTGGTGCAGCAGACCG GTACATCACCCTCGCCATCGCCGTCATCCTCGTCGACATCATGTTCCTCGTCAGTGGTAGTATCCAAATCTGGCGCTCCGCTCTCGCTGGCGTCTGCCGCGATTGGCACCTCAACCATACGCAGTACACGCAACCATCAGTCTCAATTCAATTCGTCGATTTCTTCATCGAGCAGCCACCACCGTGCGTTACAGCGCAGTAATAACCACCGAAGTCACCATAATAGCCACCGACGTCGACATACGACGCATTTGGAcgatgatgacgatgacgatTTGGACGGTTTTGTCGATTCGTCACATTCTCATCATCGCTCTATGCGTGTGAATGGCCAGCAttttgatgatgatgacgacgaTGAGAAATCCTCCCCGTCCTTGGCCACAACGGCCATTATCAAAGTCGAACCGAATCTGTACTCTTCGGGTTCGGGTGACAATTCAAATGAAATGCTTATCAAAGAAGAGGTGATGTTCGAGGACTCTGCAGCGCCTCATTCGCCACACTCGCCGCCAAGTTCAAAATTCCGCATGTCGAACTTTGACAGCGACTTGGTCGATCATAATGTCGATCTAAATCACTCGCTACCGCCATATGGAAATCTCTTTGACCCGCATTCCATACCCGATACCATTCCAGTGCAATTGTATCCggacgatgatgatgattttCGCCTTGATCACAGTTCATTGGGACCCTTGCACCAGACCTCATCATCGACCACCGAtggtgattttattaaaaaagaatggGTATACGGAGCTGGTTCCAGTTACACAATGAATGGAAAATTTGGTGATGATAGCGATGCTCTGTGTGATTCGGCGAATTTCATTTACGACTGA